The Pyrus communis chromosome 9, drPyrComm1.1, whole genome shotgun sequence genome has a segment encoding these proteins:
- the LOC137744891 gene encoding uncharacterized protein, whose amino-acid sequence MEDHSLAVQNDSVALTEYALDLAIGQEFPDVETCRRRLKNIALVQHFDLRIVKSDRSRFIAKCSKEGCPWRVHVAKCPGVPTFTVRTLHGEHTCEGVLNLHHQQASVGWVARSVEARIRDNPRYKPKEILQDIRDQHGVAVSYMQAWRGKERSMAALHGTFEEGYRLLPAYCEQIKKTNPGSIASVFATGQENCFHRLFISYRASIYGFIHACRPLLELDRAHLKGKYLGSVLCASAVDADDTLFPLAIAIVDVESDENWMWFMSELRKLLGVNTDNMPRLTILSERQRGVVEAVETHFPSAFHGFCLRYVSENFRDTFKNAKLVNIFWNAVYALTAVEFDSKIAEMAEISQDVIPWFQHFPPQLWAVAYFEGVRYGHFTLGVTELLYNWALECHELPIVQMMEHIRDQLSSWYNDRRNMGMSWTSILVPSAEKRILEAMADARCYQVLRANEVEFEIVSTERTNIVDIQTRVCSCRRWHIYGLPCAHAAAALMSCGHNAHLFADPCFTVASYRETYSQLIHPIPDKNLWKEPGDGTEGGSTSVDIMIRPPKTRRPPGRPKKKVLRVENFKRPKRVVQCGRCHMLGHSQKKCTLPN is encoded by the coding sequence ATGGAAGATCATTCGTTAGCTGTGCAGAACGATTCTGTTGCCTTGACGGAATATGCTTTAGACTTGGCTATTGGGCAAGAATTTCCTGATGTTGAAACTTGCAGAAGAAGATTGAAGAACATTGCTTTGGTACAACATTTTGATCTTCGTATAGTGAAATCAGATCGCAGCCGGTTTATAGCCAAGTGCTCCAAAGAAGGTTGCCCATGGCGTGTCCATGTGGCAAAATGTCCCGGAGTTCCAACCTTTACAGTAAGAACCCTGCATGGTGAGCATACCTGTGAAGGAGTTCTCAACCTTCATCATCAGCAAGCATCAGTAGGTTGGGTTGCTAGGTCTGTAGAAGCACGGATTCGGGATAACCCACGGTATAAACCAAAAGAGATCCTGCAAGATATCCGTGATCAGCATGGAGTTGCTGTTTCTTACATGCAAGCTTGGCGTGGCAAGGAACGTAGCATGGCAGCACTTCatggaacttttgaagaagGGTATCGCCTTCTTCCTGCATACTGTGAGCAAATAAAGAAAACCAACCCTGGAAGCATTGCTTCAGTTTTTGCCACTGGACAAGAAAATTGCTTCCACCGTCTCTTCATTTCTTACCGTGCATCAATCTATGGGTTTATACATGCTTGTAGGCCACTTTTGGAACTTGATAGAGCGCACCTCAAAGGAAAATACTTGGGTTCCGTACTTTGTGCCTCAGCTGTTGATGCTGATGATACATTATTTCCTCTGGCAATAGCTATCGTTGATGTGGAAAGCGACGAAAATTGGATGTGGTTTATGTCAGAATTGCGAAAGCTTCTTGGAGTAAACACTGACAACATGCCTAGGCTAACAATACTCTCTGAGAGACAGAGGGGTGTTGTAGAGGCAGTGGAAACTCATTTTCCTAGTGCCTTCCATGGTTTTTGTCTGCGTTATGTTAGTGAAAATTTTCGTGATACCTTTAAAAATGCAAAGTTGGTGAATATCTTCTGGAATGCTGTTTATGCTCTCACTGCGGTTGAATTTGACAGCAAGATTGCAGAGATGGCAGAGATCTCACAAGACGTGATACCATGGTTTCAACATTTCCCTCCCCAACTTTGGGCTGTAGCATATTTTGAAGGAGTGCGATATGGCCATTTTACTCTCGGTGTTACAGAGCTGTTGTATAATTGGGCTCTTGAATGCCATGAGCTCCCTATTGTGCAAATGATGGAGCATATTCGTGATCAGTTATCATCATGGTACAATGACCGCCGGAATATGGGAATGAGTTGGACATCAATTCTAGTACCATCTGCTGAGAAACGGATTCTAGAGGCAATGGCTGATGCTCGATGCTACCAAGTACTTCGTGCAAATGAAGTCGAATTTGAGATTGTGTCTACTGAGCGGACAAATATCGTGGATATACAAACTCGCGTGTGCTCATGTCGCCGTTGGCATATATATGGTCTACCTTGTGCACATGCTGCTGCTGCACTTATGTCCTGTGGACACAATGCCCATTTGTTTGCTGATCCTTGCTTCACAGTAGCAAGTTACCGAGAGACCTATTCGCAGCTGATTCATCCTATTCCGGATAAAAACTTATGGAAGGAGCCAGGCGACGGAACAGAGGGGGGAAGCACCAGTGTTGATATCATGATACGCCCACCCAAGACTCGGCGGCCACCTGGAAGACCCAAGAAGAAGGTCCTTCGTGTAGAGAACTTCAAGAGGCCGAAGAGAGTTGTTCAATGCGGTCGCTGCCATATGTTAGGACATTCTCAAAAGAAATGTACCTTACCAAATTGA
- the LOC137745986 gene encoding probable serine/threonine-protein kinase PBL25, with product MSCFPCFGSQRSKRSNSNKRLENASSPPPIAQELKKQKPAEATGGVNPKDINAKTFTFRELATATKNFRQECLLGEGGFGRVYKGTLQSNGQVVAVKQLDRHGTQGNEFLGDVLTLSLLHHPNLVNLIGYCADGDQRLLVYEFISGGSLDDRVLGNGPDNKPLDWYTRVKIAYGAAMGLEYLHEKANPSVVYRDLKSSNILLDEEFNPKLSDVGLAQLGPEGDKMHGPSRLMGTYGFCAPEYSRSGEVTMKSDVYSFGVILLELITGRRAVDTTRSNDEQNLVSWAQPLFRDPKKYPDMADPLLNKQFPERDLNQAVAMASMCLQEEAAVRPFMSDVVTTLSFLSTTPPPPEAVPAPLPADPTPTEKREENNDDSECVSEYSEDDNSDAAGDYDDEDQEASDQESIRNSKSNRRNVDISEGEGSEDERVTVTESKEWHSFTRGSMISRNDSVNSSDQSSKGGNNLDGNSNQVSSSQSKYASVSSRSSSRGSTEETVSTSRKKKSSQKETATVTLGGNSSTEEKSSEAGSVCTDDQDQENRSSKVPQLPPVLKDGKDSVDQHRNNNGSQDFKTSKKCQSNHY from the exons ATGAGCTGCTTTCCGTGTTTCGGTTCACAGAGAAGTAAGAGATCAAATAGCAACAAGAGATTAGAGAATGCCTCCTCTCCTCCTCCTATCGCGCAAG aattgaagaaacaaaaaccTGCAGAGGCCACCGGGGGAGTTAACCCAAAAGATATTAATGCAAAGACTTTCACTTTCCGTGAGCTCGCCACTGCAACAAAGAATTTCCGGCAGGAATGTCTTTTGGGGGAAGGTGGATTTGGAAGAGTCTATAAGGGAACCCTTCAGTCGAACGGGCAG GTGGTGGCGGTGAAGCAACTAGACAGACATGGAACGCAAGGGAACGAATTTCTTGGGGACGTTTTGACGCTAAGCCTCCTACACCATCCAAATTTGGTTAACCTAATTGGATATTGTGCTGATGGAGATCAAAGACTTTTGGTGTATGAATTCATATCCGGGGGTTCTCTAGATGATCGTGTTCTTG GCAATGGACCAGATAACAAGCCATTAGATTGGTACACCCGAGTTAAAATAGCTTATGGTGCTGCTATGGGACTGGAGTACTTGCACGAAAAGGCCAATCCCTCTGTTGTCTATCGAGATTTGAAATCTTCGAACATCTTGTTAGACGAAGAATTCAATCCAAAGCTCTCAGATGTTGGACTTGCCCAGCTTGGCCCTGAGGGAGATAAGATGCATGGACCATCAAGATTGATGGGAACCTATGGTTTCTGTGCTCCTGAGTATTCTAGATCAGGTGAAGTCACAATGAAGTCGGATGTGTACAGTTTCGGAGTTATTCTTCTGGAGCTCATTACCGGAAGAAGAGCCGTCGACACTACAAGGTCAAATGATGAGCAAAATCTAGTATCTTGG GCACAACCCTTATTCAGGGACCCAAAAAAGTATCCTGATATGGCAGATCCTCTTCTTAACAAGCAGTTCCCCGAAAGGGATCTAAATCAAGCTGTTGCAATGGCATCCATGTGTTTGCAAGAGGAGGCAGCAGTCCGTCCCTTCATGAGTGATGTTGTGACTACTCTAAGTTTTCTTTCCacaactcctcctcctcctgagGCTGTCCCTGCTCCTCTTCCAGCTGATCCAACCCCAACTGAAAAACGTGAAGAGAACAATGATGATTCAGAATGTGTTTCCGAATATTCAGAAGACGATAATTCTGATGCTGCAGGAGATTATGATGATGAAGACCAGGAGGCTTCTGATCAGGAGAGTATCAGAAATTCAAAGAGCAACCGCCGTAATGTTGACATTTCAGAAGGTGAAGGTAGTGAAGATGAACGCGTAACTGTTACAGAATCCAAAGAATGGCATTCATTTACAAGGGGCAGCATGATATCACGGAATGACAGTGTTAATTCAAGTGACCAGAGCAGCAAGGGTGGTAATAATCTGGATGGTAATTCAAACCAAGTGAGCAGCAGTCAATCCAAATATGCAAGTGTTTCTTCTAGAAGCAGCAGCAGAGGGTCAACAGAAGAAACCGTTTCCACtagcagaaagaaaaaatcATCACAAAAAGAGACTGCTACTGTTACATTAGGCGGCAATAGCAGTACCGAGGAAAAATCATCAGAAGCCGGAAGTGTTTGCACAGATGATCAGGATCAGGAAAACAGAAGCAGCAAAGTACCACAACTACCACCAGTACTGAAAGATGGAAAAGATTCTGTAGACCAACACAGAAACAACAACGGATCGCAAGATTTTAAAACATCGAAAAAATGTCAATCCAATCACTACTAA
- the LOC137746222 gene encoding putative F-box protein PP2-B12: protein MDLQALPEGCIATVVSLTTPRDAGTLSSVSRSFRSAAESDTVWDRFLPPDIHTILSSSSPAMSIHPPHVSPSSASKTKKELYLALCDNPVLIEQGKLSFSLDKWSGKKCYMIAARALSIVWGDTPQYWEWISLPDSRFEEVAELMCVCWLEIRGKIETRMLSPATLYKAYLVFRPTTGAYGFEQQPVEVSVGLIGEEPTKHEVFLDPQRGLGSQGPGFPLAGPLRISVFNRRHIVGVQDFQLREIEVNEAQYPKERNDGWLEIEMGEFFCEGGEGGELEMACLEVRRIHWKGGLLFQGIEIRPKRM from the exons ATGGATCTGCAGGCCTTGCCGGAAGGGTGCATAGCCACCGTTGTCTCGCTTACCACGCCTCGAGACGCGGGCACGTTGTCGTCGGTTTCGAGGAGTTTCAGGTCGGCAGCGGAATCCGACACCGTCTGGGACAGGTTCCTTCCACCCGATATCCACACGATCCTGTCCTCCTCGTCACCCGCCATGTCCATACATCCGCCGCATGTGTCTCCCTCCTCCGCTTCCAAAACCAAGAAGGAGCTTTACCTCGCTCTATGCGACAACCCTGTTCTCATCGAGCAGGGAAAGTTG AGCTTTTCACTGGACAAATGGAGCGGGAAGAAATGCTATATGATTGCTGCAAGGGCCCTTTCGATCGTTTGGGGCGACACTCCTCAATACTGGGAATGGATTTCTCTCCCCGACTCGAG GTTTGAGGAGGTGGCAGAGcttatgtgtgtgtgttggcTTGAAATCCGTGGCAAAATTGAGACACGGATGCTGTCCCCGGCCACCCTTTATAAAGCTTATCTTGTATTCAGGCCAACTACAGGGGCTTATGGATTTGAGCAACAACCTGTGGAGGTCTCAGTCGGCTTAATTGGGGAGGAGCCCACGAAACACGAGGTGTTTCTGGACCCTCAGAGAGGCCTTGGTTCCCAAGGACCCGGCTTTCCCCTGGCCGGGCCTCTGCGTATCAGCGTCTTCAACCGGAGACACATTGTGGGAGTCCAAGATTTTCAGCTCAGAGAGATCGAGGTCAACGAGGCCCAGTACCCGAAAGAGCGCAACGACGGATGGCTGGAGATAGAGATGGGGGAGTTCTTCTGTGAAGGGGGTGAAGGTGGGGAGTTGGAGATGGCTTGCTTGGAGGTTAGGCGTATACACTGGAAGGGTGGCCTCTTGTTTCAAGGGATTGAGATCAGGCCCAAAAGGATGTAG
- the LOC137745481 gene encoding violaxanthin de-epoxidase, chloroplastic: protein MAFAGRSVFLSHKDSIGNACIRLGLKSDERLQKGRMVGFHVVVKFSTQRRKSRYCQFISAKRNFSGLGSKRSSLLSSRTEEAFSERSTKTSEPEMGRAIDLMIEEVLSVIKEWSQLHFMKVAVLLLCTFMVMPSANAVDALKTCACLLKECRVELAKCIGNPSCAANIACLQTCNNRPDETECQIKCGDLFENKVVDEFNECAVSRKKCVPMKSDVGEFPIPDPAALVKSFDMSKFNGKWFITSGLNPTFDVFDCQLHEFHTESSKLVGNLSWRIKTPDGGFFTRSAVQKFVQDPNQPGILYNHDNEYLHYQDDWYILSSKIENTPEDYIFVYYRGRNDAWDGYGGAVVYTRSSVLPESIVPELERAAKSVGRDFSKFIRTDNTCGPEPPLVERLEKTIEEGERTIIEEVKQIEGEVEKVEQTELTLFQKLLEGFNVLKQDEENFLRGLSKEEMDLLSELKMEAGEVGKLFGKTLPLRKLR from the exons ATGGCGTTCGCTGGACGTTCGGTCTTCCTGTCCCATAAAGATAGTATAGGAAATGCTTGTATTAGGTTGGGACTTAAAAGTGATGAAAGGCTTCAGAAGGGAAGGATGGTTGGTTTTCATGTGGTTGTGAAATTTTCCACCCAGAGAAGAAAATCAAGATACTGCCAATTCATTAGTGCTAAAAGAAACTTTTCTGGTTTGGGTTCAAAGCGTTCTTCGCTGCTCTCTAGCAGGACGGAGGAGGCTTTCTCAGAACGAAGCACTAAAACTAGTGAGCCCGAG ATGGGACGCGCGATTGATTTGATGATTGAAGAAGTACTGAGTGTTATTAAAGAGTGGAGCCAGTTACATTTCATGAAAGTAGCTGTTTTACTGTTATGCACTTTCATGGTCATGCCATCAGCCAATGCTGTCGATGCTCTCAAAACTTGTGCCTGCTTACTTAAGGAATGCAG GGTAGAACTTGCGAAGTGCATCGGAAACCCATCATGTGCTGCCAATATTGCTTGTTTGCAAACTTGCAATAATCGACCAGATGAGACTGAATGCCAG ATTAAATGTGGTGACCTGTTTGAAAACAAAGTCGTAGATGAATTTAATGAATGTGCAGTGTCGCGAAAGAAGTGCGTACCTATGAAATCTGATGTGGGAGAATTTCCTATACCAGATCCTGCTGCTCTTGTTAAAAGCTTTGATATGTCGAAGTTCAACGGAAAGTGGTTCATTACAAGTGGCTTGAATCCTACCTTCGATGTATTTGATTGCCAATTGCATGAATTCCATACAGAATCTAGCAAACTTGTAGGGAACTTGTCCTGGAGAATAAAAACCCCAGATGGTGGCTTTTTCACTCGATCAGCTGTGCAGAAATTCGTGCAAGACCCAAACCAGCCCGGCATTCTATACAATCACGACAATGAATATCTTCACTATCAAGATGACTG GTATATTCTATCGTCTAAGATAGAAAACACACCGGAAGATTACATTTTTGTGTACTACCGTGGAAGAAATGACGCATGGGATGGATATGGTGGTGCTGTTGTATACACAAGGAGTTCAGTTTTGCCAGAAAGCATTGTTCCCGAACTTGAAAGAGCAGCTAAAAGTGTGGGAAGGGACTTCAGCAAGTTTATCCGAACAGACAATACTTGTGGACCTGAGCCTCCGCTCGTAGAGAGGTTGGAAAAGACAATTGAAGAAGGGGAAAGGACCATTATAGAGGAAGTTAAACAGATAGAAGGGGAAGTTGAAAAGGTTGAACAAACTGAGTTGACATTGTTTCAAAAGTTACTGGAAGGGTTTAACGTGCTTAAACAAGACGAGGAGAATTTCTTGAGAGGTCTTTCGAAAGAAGAGATGGATCTGCTGAGCGAGCTAAAAATGGAAGCTGGTGAAGTAGGAAAACTGTTTGGAAAAACTCTTCCGCTGAGGAAGCTAAGATAG
- the LOC137745979 gene encoding F-box protein At2g02240-like — MDLQALPEGCIATVISLTTPRDAATMSSVSRSFRSATESDSVWGRFLPSDIHTILSSSSPFMSVQPLHVSPSSASKTKKELYLALCDNPVLIEQGKLSFSLDKWSGKKCYMIAARALSIVWANTPQYWKWISIPDSRFEEVAELVDVCWLEIHGKIETRMLSPSTLYKAYLVFKTTAEAYGLELHAAEVTVGLIGEINEAKDQPREINEAQYPKERNDGWLEIEMGEFFCEEGEGGELEMSCLETNGRWKSGLIVQGIEVRPKRM, encoded by the exons ATGGATCTGCAGGCCTTGCCAGAAGGCTGCATAGCCACCGTTATCTCGCTGACCACGCCTCGAGACGCGGCCACCATGTCCTCGGTTTCGAGGAGTTTCAGGTCGGCAACGGAATCCGACTCCGTTTGGGGCAGGTTCCTTCCCTCCGATATCCACACTATCCTGTCCTCCTCGTCACCCTTCATGTCCGTACAGCCGCTGCATGTGTCTCCCTCCTCCGCTTCCAAAACCAAGAAGGAGCTTTACCTCGCTCTGTGCGACAACCCAGTTCTCATCGAACAGGGCAAGTTG AGCTTTTCACTGGACAAATGGAGTGGGAAGAAATGCTATATGATTGCTGCAAGGGCCCTTTCCATCGTTTGGGCCAACACTCCTCAGTACTGGAAATGGATTTCTATCCCCGACTCAAG GTTTGAGGAGGTGGCAGAGCTTGTGGATGTGTGTTGGCTTGAAATCCATGGCAAAATTGAGACACGGATGCTGTCCCCATCCACCCTTTACAAAGCTTATCTTGTATTCAAGACGACTGCAGAGGCTTATGGACTCGAGCTCCACGCTGCGGAGGTCACAGTGGGTTTAATTGGGGAGATCAATGAGGCCAAAGACCAGCCCAGGGAGATCAATGAGGCCCAGTATCCGAAAGAGCGCAACGACGGGTGGCTGGAGATAGAGATGGGGGAGTTCTTCTGTGAAGAGGGTGAAGGTGGGGAGTTGGAGATGAGTTGCTTGGAGACAAATGGTCGCTGGAAGAGCGGCCTCATTGTTCAAGGGATTGAGGTCAGGCCCAAAAGGATGTAG